The following coding sequences lie in one Chelatococcus sp. YT9 genomic window:
- a CDS encoding ABC transporter substrate-binding protein, translating to MVSLTRRRLLEGAVAAPFLMSATRGFAATGDRPNFTIAVADLPATLEPARELSNVGTRVTYSIFDTLIRRDFLGSPDGGGSELKPHLATKWERVSPSELVVTLREGVKFHNGDELTSEDVAYTFRDGRLWGDKAQIPGGKPYFGVLASVEPIDRYTVRFRTRVPDVLLEQRLASWCAWIVNKRAYEEMGFEAYSKKPVATGPYKVVNHSASEATVLDAFDDYFMGRPTAKRVTFKRVPELAARVAGLVAGDYDLITNIPPDQMSVVGDYKDIDVRSVVLANVHVLAFNEKDKVLSDKRIRQALVASIDRQALVDSLWQGTALVPQSHNFPEYGQMFVEGRKLPFDPEKAKALLKEAGYNGEPIVYRTQANYYTNALEAGQILIEQWKAVGINASLQVIENSTQQRGPGAQIFNWSNSTRLPDPLGAIWVAWGADGEIQKQGFWQSADAFNKAGRALEAETDPAKRKALFTEMLDIWEDEAPATILYQPSEAYAIKKSIAWRPTTFYFMDLRPDNLSFGKV from the coding sequence ATGGTTTCCCTTACACGCCGCCGCCTTCTGGAAGGAGCCGTCGCGGCTCCTTTCCTGATGAGCGCGACCCGTGGCTTTGCGGCCACTGGTGACCGCCCAAACTTCACGATCGCAGTTGCCGACCTCCCGGCAACGCTCGAACCGGCGCGCGAGCTCTCCAATGTCGGCACACGCGTGACCTATTCGATCTTCGACACGCTGATCCGGCGCGATTTTCTTGGCTCGCCGGACGGCGGCGGCTCGGAGCTGAAGCCGCATCTCGCCACCAAATGGGAGCGCGTCTCCCCGTCGGAACTTGTCGTGACGCTCCGCGAAGGCGTGAAGTTCCACAATGGTGACGAGCTGACCTCGGAAGATGTGGCCTATACCTTCCGCGACGGTCGCCTCTGGGGCGACAAGGCGCAGATCCCTGGCGGCAAACCCTATTTTGGCGTTCTGGCCAGCGTCGAGCCGATCGACCGCTACACCGTCCGTTTCCGCACCCGGGTTCCGGATGTGCTGCTCGAGCAGCGCCTTGCGTCCTGGTGCGCGTGGATCGTCAACAAGCGTGCTTATGAGGAAATGGGCTTCGAGGCCTATTCCAAGAAGCCAGTGGCGACCGGCCCCTATAAGGTCGTCAATCACAGCGCGTCGGAAGCCACTGTGCTCGATGCCTTCGATGATTACTTCATGGGCCGCCCCACCGCCAAGCGCGTGACCTTCAAGCGCGTCCCGGAACTGGCGGCGCGCGTCGCGGGCCTCGTTGCGGGGGACTACGATCTGATCACCAATATTCCGCCGGACCAGATGAGCGTGGTAGGCGACTACAAGGACATCGACGTTCGCTCGGTCGTCCTCGCCAATGTCCACGTTCTTGCTTTCAACGAGAAGGACAAGGTGCTGTCCGACAAGCGCATTCGACAAGCGCTGGTCGCCTCTATCGATCGGCAGGCGCTCGTAGACAGCCTGTGGCAGGGCACGGCGCTCGTTCCTCAGAGTCACAATTTCCCGGAATACGGCCAGATGTTCGTCGAAGGCCGCAAACTGCCCTTCGACCCGGAGAAGGCGAAGGCGCTGCTGAAGGAAGCCGGCTACAACGGCGAGCCGATCGTCTATCGCACGCAGGCGAATTACTATACGAACGCGCTTGAAGCGGGCCAGATCCTTATCGAACAATGGAAGGCTGTCGGCATCAACGCCTCACTACAAGTCATCGAGAACTCCACGCAGCAGCGCGGTCCCGGTGCACAGATCTTCAACTGGTCGAACTCGACGCGCCTGCCCGATCCGCTCGGAGCCATCTGGGTGGCCTGGGGCGCCGACGGCGAGATCCAGAAGCAGGGCTTCTGGCAATCCGCCGACGCCTTCAACAAGGCCGGCCGCGCCTTGGAAGCGGAGACGGATCCCGCCAAGCGCAAGGCGCTCTTCACCGAGATGCTCGACATCTGGGAAGACGAGGCCCCGGCTACGATCCTCTACCAGCCGAGCGAGGCCTACGCGATCAAGAAGTCGATCGCCTGGCGTCCGACAACCTTCTATTTCATGGATCTGCGCCCGGACAATCTCTCGTTCGGCAAGGTTTGA
- a CDS encoding glycerophosphodiester phosphodiesterase: MAFAWMEPAAPPLVIAHRGGALLASENTPAAFVAARSAGAHAVETDVRRTADGALVCVHDADLSRLAGDPRQVSTLSLRDLRHCLPAVMTLDEALTVSRGLGVLLDVKITDSAILAPIMALLAEREAIERTMLGLRNLSLIEAARMRSDAVNILAFLDDPDSAPEARRAGADWFRLWEGAATAPRAESARAEGLRLAVMVGQPRSQPLPGEYPPFPVGHIDHEGLEGLAAIAPDAILLDDPRLIASGRS, encoded by the coding sequence ATGGCCTTTGCCTGGATGGAGCCTGCGGCGCCTCCACTCGTCATTGCTCACCGCGGAGGCGCCCTGCTGGCGTCTGAGAATACCCCGGCCGCCTTTGTCGCAGCGCGCAGTGCCGGGGCGCATGCTGTCGAGACGGATGTGCGACGTACAGCCGATGGTGCTCTGGTCTGCGTGCACGATGCCGATCTCTCACGGCTTGCGGGAGACCCGCGCCAGGTCAGTACGCTAAGCCTCCGCGACTTGCGCCACTGCCTCCCGGCCGTGATGACGCTCGACGAAGCGCTTACGGTTTCCAGGGGGTTAGGCGTCCTTCTCGATGTGAAGATCACCGACAGCGCGATCCTCGCTCCCATCATGGCGCTCCTGGCGGAACGCGAGGCTATCGAGCGCACCATGCTCGGCTTGCGCAATCTATCGCTGATCGAAGCCGCCCGGATGCGTTCGGACGCGGTCAATATCCTCGCATTCCTCGATGATCCGGATTCAGCGCCCGAGGCGCGGCGCGCAGGTGCCGACTGGTTCCGGCTGTGGGAAGGTGCCGCTACCGCCCCGCGGGCCGAGTCTGCGCGCGCGGAAGGCCTGCGCCTCGCGGTCATGGTGGGCCAGCCGCGGAGCCAACCCTTGCCTGGCGAATATCCGCCCTTCCCAGTCGGGCATATCGATCACGAGGGGCTTGAGGGGCTCGCGGCCATCGCGCCCGACGCCATCCTTCTCGATGACCCACGGCTCATCGCCTCCGGCCGCTCGTAA